One genomic segment of Novisyntrophococcus fermenticellae includes these proteins:
- a CDS encoding restriction endonuclease subunit S, producing MKCKLSDICSFRKGKVEVESLNAKNYISTENMLPNKCGITEASSLPTVSLTQEYKNGDVLVSNIRPYFKKIWQAQYDGGCSNDVLVFVPKPNTDKDFLYYVLADDDFFTYSMATSKGTKMPRGDKTSIMQYEVPLIDLQVQEKIASVLKALDKKIELNNEINNNLAA from the coding sequence ATGAAATGTAAGCTTTCTGATATTTGCAGTTTTCGCAAAGGAAAAGTAGAAGTAGAAAGCCTAAATGCGAAAAACTATATATCGACCGAAAATATGTTGCCAAATAAGTGTGGAATTACGGAGGCAAGCTCTTTACCGACTGTTTCTTTAACACAGGAATATAAAAACGGTGATGTCCTTGTTTCTAATATTCGCCCTTATTTCAAAAAAATTTGGCAAGCCCAATATGATGGCGGTTGCTCAAACGATGTATTAGTCTTTGTTCCAAAACCTAATACAGATAAAGATTTCTTGTATTATGTACTTGCGGATGATGATTTCTTTACATATTCTATGGCAACATCAAAGGGAACAAAAATGCCACGAGGAGACAAAACCTCAATAATGCAATACGAAGTTCCTCTGATTGATTTGCAGGTGCAAGAGAAAATCGCAAGTGTTTTGAAGGCATTGGACAAGAAAATTGAACTTAATAATGAAATAAACAATAATTTAGCGGCTTAG
- a CDS encoding type I restriction-modification system subunit M gives MASSNNANIGFEKQIWDAACVLWGHIPAAEYRKVIVGLIFLRYISSAFEKRYQELVAEGDGFEDDRDAYVEDNIFFVPEDARWSKIASSAHTPEIGTVIDDAMRAIEKENTTLKNVLPKNYASPDLDKRVLGDVVDLFTNMDMGDTEESKDLLGRTYEYCIQQFAAYEGVKGGEFYTPASIVKTIVAILKPFKNCRVYDPCCGSGGMFVQSAKFIQAHSGKRGEIAVYGQESNADTWKMAKMNMAIRGIDADFGPYQADTFFNDLHKTLKADFIMANPPFNLSNWGQEKLKDDVRWKYGTPPAGNANYAWIQHMIHHLAPNGKIGLVLANGALSSQSSGEGDIRKNIIQADLVEGIVALPTQLFYSVTIPVTLWFITKNKKQKGKTLFIDARKMGYMVDRKHRDFTDDDIQKLADTFTSFQEGTIEDVKGFCAVADLQGIEKQDFILTPGRYVGIEEVEDDGEPFEEKMTRLTSELSEMFAKSHKLENEIRKKLGAIGYEM, from the coding sequence ATGGCATCGAGTAATAATGCAAATATCGGATTTGAAAAACAGATTTGGGACGCAGCGTGTGTCCTTTGGGGACATATTCCCGCAGCAGAATACAGAAAGGTTATCGTAGGTCTTATTTTCCTGCGTTACATATCAAGTGCGTTTGAAAAGCGTTATCAAGAGCTTGTTGCAGAAGGCGACGGCTTTGAAGATGACAGAGACGCCTATGTTGAGGACAATATTTTCTTCGTACCGGAGGACGCTCGTTGGAGCAAAATTGCTTCATCTGCTCATACTCCTGAAATCGGTACGGTTATCGATGATGCTATGAGAGCCATTGAAAAAGAAAATACTACCCTTAAAAACGTATTGCCTAAGAATTACGCAAGTCCTGATTTGGACAAGCGTGTTTTGGGCGATGTTGTTGACCTGTTCACTAATATGGATATGGGCGACACCGAGGAAAGCAAAGACCTGCTCGGCAGAACTTATGAGTATTGTATTCAGCAGTTTGCCGCTTACGAAGGTGTTAAGGGTGGTGAGTTCTACACGCCTGCAAGTATTGTTAAAACCATTGTTGCTATCTTAAAGCCATTCAAAAACTGCCGTGTATATGACCCTTGCTGCGGTTCGGGCGGTATGTTCGTACAGAGTGCAAAGTTCATTCAGGCTCACAGCGGTAAGCGTGGCGAAATCGCCGTTTACGGTCAAGAGTCCAATGCCGACACTTGGAAAATGGCAAAAATGAATATGGCTATTCGTGGTATTGACGCCGATTTCGGCCCGTATCAGGCAGATACATTTTTCAATGATTTGCACAAGACTTTGAAAGCAGATTTTATTATGGCAAATCCGCCTTTCAACCTCTCTAACTGGGGACAGGAAAAGCTCAAAGACGATGTGCGTTGGAAGTACGGCACACCGCCTGCCGGCAATGCCAACTATGCGTGGATTCAGCATATGATACATCATCTTGCACCTAACGGAAAAATCGGTCTTGTTCTTGCAAACGGTGCTTTGTCCTCTCAGTCAAGCGGCGAGGGCGACATCAGAAAGAACATAATTCAAGCCGACCTTGTAGAAGGAATTGTTGCTCTGCCTACGCAGCTCTTTTACAGCGTTACTATTCCTGTTACCCTTTGGTTCATCACAAAGAATAAAAAGCAAAAAGGCAAAACCTTGTTTATCGACGCTCGCAAAATGGGTTATATGGTTGACCGTAAGCACAGAGATTTTACCGATGACGATATTCAGAAGTTGGCAGATACATTTACCTCTTTCCAAGAAGGAACGATTGAAGATGTGAAAGGCTTCTGCGCTGTTGCTGATTTGCAGGGAATCGAAAAGCAGGACTTCATTTTGACTCCGGGCAGATATGTAGGTATCGAAGAAGTTGAGGATGATGGAGAACCGTTTGAAGAAAAGATGACCCGTCTTACTTCTGAATTATCGGAGATGTTTGCAAAGTCTCACAAACTGGAGAACGAAATCCGTAAGAAACTGGGGGCGATTGGGTATGAAATGTAA
- a CDS encoding helix-turn-helix domain-containing protein, whose product MKICYNKLQKLMIDNQMKRQDLMRAAEITSYAATKINKNEPVSLEVLMRICQVFHCDIGDICEVILDE is encoded by the coding sequence ATGAAGATATGCTATAACAAACTTCAAAAACTTATGATTGACAATCAAATGAAAAGACAGGATTTAATGCGTGCAGCCGAAATCACATCATACGCTGCAACGAAGATAAATAAGAATGAGCCAGTATCTCTTGAAGTACTGATGAGGATATGTCAGGTGTTTCACTGTGACATCGGAGATATATGCGAAGTTATTTTAGACGAGTAA
- a CDS encoding helix-turn-helix domain-containing protein gives MKLDTIGKNIRKFRLAKKLRQEDLAEKTDLTTNYIGMVERGEKIPSLETFIKILNALDVSSDMVLTDVLETGYTVKNSMLNEKLEKLAPEDRNRIYEVIDTLVKQSKQILP, from the coding sequence ATGAAGCTCGATACAATCGGCAAGAATATAAGAAAGTTCCGACTTGCGAAGAAATTACGCCAAGAAGATTTGGCTGAGAAAACAGACTTGACAACAAATTATATTGGTATGGTTGAGCGTGGAGAGAAAATTCCGTCACTCGAAACTTTCATAAAGATACTAAATGCTTTAGATGTATCATCGGATATGGTTCTTACAGATGTCTTGGAAACGGGATACACAGTCAAGAACTCTATGCTGAATGAGAAGCTTGAAAAACTTGCTCCTGAAGATAGAAACAGAATTTATGAAGTCATAGATACACTTGTGAAGCAGTCAAAGCAAATACTTCCATAA
- a CDS encoding lysozyme family protein, which translates to MADIKTRDTSKGTIKTINKAAVATERMKKAYVMTKDKAEHSTNASENSAEEYASDKIEAATDRTVHETAYRADKVGRWGVRETRQNYQKAKTGIENFKTKRAEKQLQKQSVNPVGKQSIRTLERTEKTIKQSARSAGNTTVKTVSKGATNTVQRSVKTAEQTAKTSIKTTKEVAIIAQKTAKTTAKATQKAAQTAKKAAKATADTVKATAKATVATVKAIIAGTKALVAAIAAGGWIAVLIIMIVVLFGAAVAMFGGGSDSNSYTPVSAEVEAYEPIIQKYAKEYGIPEYVELIKAVMMQESGGRGLDPMQAAEGSFNTKYPHEPNGIKDPEYSIQCGVQELKAALTSAEVESPIDMEHIKLALQGYNFGNGYISWAKTKYGGYSYANAVEFSTQQAQRLGWDSYGDTQYPAHVLRYYPYGRAFTAGGNQAIVEVALTQVGNQGGQPYWSWYGFNSRVEWCACFVSWCADQCGYIESGLVPKFAGCVDGANWFKSNGKWQNRTYEPKAGDIIFFDWEGDGTTDHVGIVEKCENGTVYTVEGNSGDACKQRQYAVGSSNIYGYGIPAY; encoded by the coding sequence ATGGCTGATATAAAAACAAGAGATACAAGCAAAGGTACAATCAAGACCATAAATAAGGCAGCAGTTGCCACGGAGCGAATGAAGAAAGCCTATGTGATGACGAAAGATAAGGCAGAACATTCCACGAATGCTTCGGAAAATTCCGCAGAGGAATATGCTTCCGATAAAATCGAAGCGGCAACGGATAGGACTGTTCACGAAACTGCATACCGTGCGGATAAAGTCGGCAGATGGGGTGTGCGTGAAACAAGACAGAATTATCAGAAAGCCAAAACGGGAATTGAGAATTTCAAGACCAAGCGTGCAGAGAAGCAGCTTCAAAAACAATCGGTCAATCCTGTCGGAAAACAGAGCATCCGAACTCTGGAGCGTACGGAGAAAACAATTAAACAGTCTGCAAGGTCGGCAGGAAATACGACAGTCAAGACCGTATCGAAAGGTGCAACCAATACTGTTCAAAGGTCGGTCAAGACCGCAGAACAAACGGCAAAGACTTCTATTAAGACCACAAAAGAAGTTGCCATTATAGCACAGAAAACTGCAAAAACAACAGCCAAAGCAACACAGAAAGCGGCTCAGACGGCAAAGAAAGCGGCGAAAGCCACAGCAGATACCGTTAAAGCGACAGCGAAAGCTACTGTTGCGACAGTCAAAGCGATTATTGCAGGGACAAAAGCACTTGTAGCAGCAATCGCAGCAGGCGGTTGGATAGCGGTGCTGATTATTATGATTGTCGTGTTGTTCGGTGCTGCCGTAGCAATGTTTGGAGGAGGAAGTGACAGTAATTCCTATACTCCGGTAAGTGCAGAGGTAGAAGCCTATGAACCTATCATACAGAAGTATGCCAAGGAGTACGGAATTCCTGAGTATGTAGAACTTATCAAGGCGGTTATGATGCAGGAAAGTGGCGGCAGAGGACTTGACCCTATGCAGGCAGCAGAAGGAAGTTTCAATACGAAGTATCCGCACGAACCTAATGGAATTAAAGACCCTGAATATTCTATCCAGTGTGGTGTTCAGGAATTGAAAGCGGCTCTTACCTCGGCAGAGGTGGAAAGTCCGATAGATATGGAGCATATCAAACTTGCCCTACAAGGCTACAACTTCGGTAATGGGTATATTTCTTGGGCAAAAACAAAGTATGGCGGTTATTCTTATGCCAATGCAGTAGAGTTTTCCACTCAGCAGGCACAAAGGCTTGGTTGGGACAGTTATGGAGATACCCAATATCCGGCTCACGTTCTGAGGTACTATCCGTATGGGCGAGCCTTTACTGCCGGAGGTAATCAGGCGATTGTTGAAGTTGCCTTGACGCAGGTAGGCAATCAGGGCGGACAACCTTACTGGAGTTGGTACGGCTTTAACAGTCGAGTGGAATGGTGTGCCTGCTTTGTATCTTGGTGTGCTGACCAATGCGGGTATATTGAAAGCGGACTTGTTCCGAAATTTGCAGGTTGTGTGGACGGTGCAAATTGGTTTAAGTCAAATGGAAAATGGCAAAATCGCACTTATGAACCAAAGGCAGGAGATATTATCTTCTTTGATTGGGAAGGCGACGGTACAACAGACCACGTTGGTATCGTAGAGAAGTGTGAGAATGGCACAGTTTATACCGTAGAGGGTAACTCAGGCGACGCCTGCAAGCAAAGACAGTACGCAGTCGGAAGCAGCAATATCTATGGATACGGTATTCCGGCGTATTAA
- the srtB gene encoding class B sortase translates to MSRKIYIIIAVVLTVVLSVSTFFIIRNHIDSAKQNEVYDNLAEIVEDEPPKENEGVTFSEDKDYLAEYLELYRQNEDMVGWIKVEDTNINYPVVQSVNEPNFYLKHKFDKTYSAYGCPYVQENCDVQKPSDNIIIYGHHMNDGSMFTGLMKYRNKSFWEGHKTLTFDTLTDRHQYEVIAVFKTVVYTDSSDSFKYYEFTDAENAAEFDAYVAKCKELSLYDTGVSAEYGDKLISLSTCEYSRNNGRLVVVAKRVD, encoded by the coding sequence ATGAGCAGAAAAATTTATATTATTATTGCGGTGGTACTTACGGTAGTGTTGTCTGTAAGCACCTTCTTTATTATCCGTAATCACATTGACTCTGCAAAGCAGAATGAAGTCTATGATAACCTTGCGGAGATTGTGGAGGACGAGCCGCCAAAGGAAAATGAGGGCGTGACGTTTTCGGAAGATAAGGACTATCTTGCGGAATATCTTGAACTCTATCGGCAGAATGAGGATATGGTGGGTTGGATAAAGGTTGAGGATACCAATATCAACTATCCGGTCGTGCAGTCTGTAAATGAGCCGAACTTCTACCTGAAGCACAAGTTTGATAAGACCTATTCCGCTTATGGCTGTCCATATGTGCAGGAAAATTGTGATGTGCAGAAACCTTCAGACAACATCATTATATACGGACACCATATGAATGACGGTTCGATGTTTACGGGACTGATGAAGTACAGAAACAAGAGCTTTTGGGAAGGTCATAAGACGCTTACCTTTGATACACTGACGGACAGACACCAGTATGAAGTGATTGCAGTCTTTAAGACAGTCGTTTATACAGACAGCTCCGATAGCTTTAAGTATTATGAGTTTACGGACGCAGAAAATGCGGCAGAGTTTGATGCGTATGTTGCTAAGTGCAAGGAACTTTCTTTGTATGATACCGGAGTATCGGCAGAGTATGGCGACAAGCTTATTTCTCTTTCTACTTGTGAATATTCAAGAAACAATGGCAGGCTTGTTGTTGTCGCTAAGAGAGTGGATTAA
- a CDS encoding DUF6075 family protein: MSKIQFRNAAHRDFVLENLDKCKVNDCYHRAFFYVMGISEETRMNIGKMFDFKRDCIIPEGMHGGWQTSGTVKVCHLAFNLWNGFTEEGRENLCTPEELFCCGYAPYFMEGIKLRYPEYCRDLTPPKRNDMER; this comes from the coding sequence ATGTCTAAAATTCAATTTCGCAATGCTGCACACAGAGATTTTGTATTGGAAAATCTGGATAAGTGCAAAGTCAACGACTGCTATCACAGAGCATTTTTCTATGTGATGGGGATTTCAGAAGAAACGAGAATGAACATCGGAAAGATGTTTGATTTCAAGAGGGACTGTATCATACCGGAAGGTATGCACGGAGGTTGGCAGACAAGTGGCACAGTCAAGGTCTGCCACCTTGCCTTTAATCTCTGGAATGGATTTACAGAAGAAGGCAGGGAAAACCTCTGTACACCAGAGGAACTGTTCTGCTGCGGATATGCTCCGTATTTTATGGAAGGTATCAAGTTGAGGTATCCGGAGTATTGCAGGGATTTGACCCCGCCTAAAAGAAACGATATGGAAAGGTAA
- a CDS encoding VirB4-like conjugal transfer ATPase, CD1110 family, producing MIKTLTNLFKQDKEKFVVPKGVQDVIPVAAIFDDGIFKVGKDKYSKTYRFTDINYAVASREDKEAMFLEYSELLNSLDSGATTKITINNRRLNRLDFEQTILIPTTGDNLDEYREEYNKMLLDKATGANSIVQDKYITISINKKSVEDARTYFARVGADLIAHFGRLGSKCVELETDERLRIFHDFYRVGEESSFHFDIKETRKKGHDFKDYICPDTMEFEKDYFKMGNRYGRVLFLREYASYIKDSMVAELTDMNRNLMMSIDIVPVPTDEAVKEAENRLLGVETNITNWQRRQNANNNFSATVPYDMEQQKKEMKEFLDDLTTRDQRMMFAVITMVITADSKEQLENDTEALLTTARKHLCQFATLRFQQVDGLNTVMPFGTRKIDAFRTLTTESLSVFIPFRVQDIFHENGIYYGQNVISKNMIIADRKQLLNGNSFILGVSGGGKSFAAKGEIINQVLSSDADIIIIDPEREYSQLVNAMGGEVINISATSDNHINAMDMNKDYGDGANPVILKSEFIMSLCEQLIGGTNLGAKQKSIIDRCTASVYRSYQQNDYQGHIPTLQDFRAELLQQDEPEAKELALAIELFTHGSLNTFAKQTNVDTNNRLICYDILDLGKQLMPIGMLVVLDSILNRITQNRAKGKNTFIFIDEIYLLFQHEYSANFLFTLWKRVRKYGAYASGITQNVDDLLQSHTARTMLANSEFIIMLNQASTDRLELAKLLNISDLQMSYITNVEAGHGLIKVGSSLVPFANKFPKNTKLYKLMTTKPGEA from the coding sequence ATGATTAAGACTCTTACGAACCTGTTTAAGCAGGATAAAGAAAAATTTGTTGTACCGAAAGGGGTGCAGGACGTGATTCCCGTGGCAGCTATCTTTGATGATGGCATTTTCAAAGTGGGAAAGGATAAATATTCAAAGACTTATCGCTTTACGGATATTAACTATGCAGTGGCAAGCCGTGAAGATAAGGAAGCGATGTTCCTTGAATATTCCGAACTTCTGAACTCTCTTGACAGTGGTGCAACGACAAAAATCACAATCAATAATCGTCGGCTCAACAGACTGGATTTTGAGCAGACAATCCTTATTCCGACAACCGGAGATAATCTGGACGAGTATCGAGAGGAATACAACAAAATGCTTCTTGATAAGGCAACGGGTGCAAACTCCATTGTTCAGGATAAGTATATTACCATTTCCATCAACAAAAAGAGTGTGGAGGACGCAAGAACTTATTTTGCCCGTGTCGGTGCAGATTTGATTGCTCACTTTGGCAGGCTTGGAAGTAAGTGCGTGGAACTGGAAACAGACGAAAGACTTCGTATTTTCCACGACTTTTATCGTGTGGGAGAGGAAAGCTCTTTCCACTTTGATATTAAGGAAACAAGAAAAAAGGGACACGATTTTAAGGATTATATCTGCCCTGACACAATGGAATTTGAAAAGGATTATTTCAAAATGGGAAACCGTTATGGAAGAGTCCTTTTTCTTCGTGAATATGCGTCCTATATCAAAGATAGTATGGTAGCGGAACTTACGGATATGAACCGAAATCTGATGATGTCCATTGATATTGTTCCAGTTCCGACTGATGAAGCAGTAAAGGAAGCAGAGAACCGTCTGCTTGGTGTGGAAACCAATATCACAAACTGGCAGCGTAGGCAGAATGCCAATAATAACTTCTCTGCAACTGTTCCGTATGATATGGAGCAGCAGAAGAAAGAAATGAAAGAGTTCCTCGATGACCTTACGACCCGTGACCAGAGAATGATGTTTGCTGTTATCACGATGGTTATTACAGCAGACAGTAAGGAACAACTTGAGAATGATACGGAAGCATTGCTTACCACGGCAAGAAAACATCTTTGCCAGTTTGCAACACTGAGATTTCAGCAGGTAGATGGACTCAACACGGTAATGCCGTTTGGAACAAGAAAGATTGATGCGTTCAGAACGCTTACCACAGAAAGCCTTTCGGTATTTATCCCATTCAGGGTGCAGGATATTTTCCACGAGAACGGTATTTATTACGGTCAGAATGTTATCAGCAAAAACATGATTATCGCAGACCGTAAGCAGCTTTTGAATGGTAATTCTTTTATTCTCGGTGTATCCGGTGGCGGTAAGTCATTTGCGGCAAAGGGAGAAATCATCAATCAGGTGCTTTCTTCGGACGCAGATATTATTATCATCGACCCTGAGCGAGAGTATTCACAGCTTGTCAATGCGATGGGCGGAGAGGTAATCAATATTTCTGCGACTTCCGACAATCACATCAATGCAATGGATATGAATAAGGATTATGGCGACGGTGCAAACCCTGTCATTTTGAAATCTGAGTTCATTATGTCCCTTTGTGAACAGCTTATCGGCGGAACTAATCTCGGAGCAAAGCAGAAGTCTATCATTGACCGTTGCACGGCAAGCGTGTACCGCAGTTATCAGCAGAATGACTATCAGGGACATATACCAACCTTGCAGGATTTCAGGGCAGAACTTTTGCAGCAGGACGAACCGGAAGCAAAGGAACTGGCACTTGCTATTGAGCTTTTTACGCATGGTTCTCTGAACACTTTTGCAAAGCAGACGAATGTGGATACCAATAACCGCCTTATCTGCTATGACATTCTTGACTTGGGTAAACAGCTTATGCCGATTGGTATGCTTGTTGTCCTTGACTCTATCCTGAATCGTATCACACAGAATCGTGCAAAGGGTAAGAATACCTTTATCTTTATTGATGAGATTTATCTTCTGTTCCAGCACGAATACTCTGCAAACTTCCTCTTTACCTTGTGGAAGCGTGTGAGAAAATACGGTGCATACGCAAGTGGAATCACTCAGAATGTCGATGACCTTTTGCAGAGCCACACAGCGAGAACAATGCTTGCAAACTCAGAGTTCATCATTATGCTGAATCAGGCTTCCACAGACAGGCTTGAGCTTGCAAAACTTCTGAATATTTCCGACCTTCAGATGTCCTATATCACGAATGTGGAAGCAGGACACGGACTTATCAAGGTGGGAAGTTCGCTTGTACCGTTTGCAAACAAATTCCCTAAGAACACGAAACTTTATAAACTGATGACGACCAAGCCGGGCGAAGCATAA
- a CDS encoding PrgI family protein: protein MEVKINREIRNYTESMFFGLSLRQFIFSVLACGVAVGLYFLLRPYVGTETVSWVCILGAAPFAALGFVKYNGMTAEKAIYAWIKSEFLMPKKLVFHSTDVYYELMKPSIEQKQKEVLKSND from the coding sequence ATGGAAGTAAAAATTAACCGAGAAATCAGAAATTATACAGAGTCAATGTTTTTTGGACTGTCGCTCAGACAGTTCATTTTTTCTGTTCTCGCTTGTGGCGTTGCAGTAGGACTGTATTTCTTGCTCAGACCGTATGTTGGCACGGAAACCGTATCGTGGGTGTGCATTTTGGGTGCTGCTCCGTTTGCGGCACTTGGTTTTGTGAAGTACAACGGTATGACCGCAGAAAAAGCAATTTATGCGTGGATAAAGTCGGAGTTTTTAATGCCGAAGAAGTTGGTATTTCACTCCACCGATGTTTATTACGAACTGATGAAGCCAAGCATTGAACAGAAGCAGAAGGAGGTATTGAAGTCAAATGATTAA
- a CDS encoding VirD4-like conjugal transfer protein, CD1115 family: MKRDNDRQTAIILSIVGIVPVIWLSLLIAPSISGGLPEIAANLATLFDNPFSIKLCGDSLKTVLILLLCYGMGIGIYFSTRKNYRRREEHGSAKWGNVRAIDKKYRQKPLSENKLMTQNVCIGLNAKKHRRNLNTLVCGGSGAGKTRFYAKPNIMNAARNSYVILDPKGEILRDTGHLLEKKGYEVRVLDLISMEKSHCYNPFVYLQNDNDVQKLVTNLFKSTTPKGSQSNDPFWDTAASMLLLALVFYLHYEAPPEEQNFAMVMEMLRAGAIEDEDDPSPSPLDNLFSDLMIDNPDHIALKYYHSYHSGSSKTLKSIQITLAARLEKFNLESLAALTSADELDLQSLGEKKVALFALIPDNDSSFNFLVSILYTQLFQQLFYAADHIHGGCLPMPVHFMMDEFANVSLPDDFDKILSVMRSRGVSVSIILQNLAQLKALFEKQWESIVGNCDEFLYLGGNEQSTHKYVSELLGKETIDTNTFGKSTGRSGNYSTNYQISGRELLTPDEVRMLDNQYAILFIRGERPIMDFKYDIMKHPNVALTTDGKASPYKHGEVTKDIASIAIWDIDPATLPEKEMEETNWELLSDEEMEALFINNQTN, encoded by the coding sequence ATGAAGCGAGATAATGACAGGCAGACTGCCATTATTTTATCCATTGTCGGTATCGTTCCGGTTATATGGCTGTCACTTCTGATTGCACCTTCCATAAGCGGAGGACTGCCGGAAATAGCAGCCAATCTTGCGACACTTTTTGATAATCCATTTTCCATAAAATTATGTGGGGACAGCCTGAAAACTGTCCTCATTTTGCTTTTGTGCTATGGAATGGGTATCGGGATTTATTTCTCAACAAGAAAGAATTACCGCAGACGAGAAGAACACGGTTCTGCCAAATGGGGCAATGTCAGAGCCATTGATAAAAAATACCGACAAAAGCCACTATCAGAAAATAAGCTGATGACTCAGAATGTGTGCATTGGACTTAATGCCAAGAAGCACAGACGAAATCTGAATACGCTTGTGTGCGGTGGCTCCGGTGCAGGTAAGACGAGGTTTTATGCAAAGCCTAATATTATGAATGCTGCAAGAAACAGCTATGTGATATTAGACCCGAAAGGGGAAATCCTGCGAGATACGGGACATCTTCTTGAGAAGAAAGGTTACGAAGTGCGTGTGCTTGATTTGATTTCAATGGAGAAAAGCCATTGTTACAATCCATTTGTTTATTTACAGAATGATAATGATGTGCAGAAGCTCGTGACAAATCTTTTCAAGAGTACCACTCCGAAAGGTTCACAGAGCAATGACCCGTTTTGGGATACGGCAGCGTCAATGCTTCTGCTTGCACTTGTATTTTATCTGCATTATGAAGCACCGCCGGAAGAACAGAATTTTGCAATGGTAATGGAAATGTTAAGAGCCGGGGCGATTGAGGACGAGGACGACCCAAGTCCTTCTCCGCTTGATAATCTGTTTTCAGATTTGATGATAGATAACCCTGACCACATTGCTTTGAAGTATTACCACTCTTATCATTCCGGTTCTTCCAAAACATTAAAATCTATACAGATAACCCTTGCAGCAAGGCTTGAAAAGTTTAACTTGGAAAGTCTTGCTGCTCTTACTTCTGCCGATGAACTGGATTTGCAGTCACTCGGAGAGAAAAAGGTGGCACTGTTTGCACTGATACCGGATAACGACTCCAGTTTCAACTTCTTGGTATCCATTCTTTACACACAGCTCTTTCAGCAGTTGTTTTATGCAGCCGACCATATCCACGGCGGTTGTCTGCCGATGCCTGTTCATTTTATGATGGACGAATTTGCCAATGTTTCACTGCCGGACGATTTCGATAAGATACTGTCGGTTATGCGTTCCCGTGGGGTATCGGTAAGCATCATCTTACAGAACTTGGCACAGCTTAAAGCTTTGTTTGAAAAACAGTGGGAGAGCATTGTGGGTAACTGCGATGAATTTCTTTACCTCGGTGGAAATGAGCAGTCAACCCATAAATATGTGTCGGAGCTGTTGGGCAAGGAAACCATTGATACCAACACGTTCGGAAAGAGTACTGGAAGAAGCGGTAACTATTCCACCAACTATCAGATTAGCGGCAGAGAGTTACTTACCCCTGATGAGGTGCGTATGCTCGATAATCAGTACGCTATTTTATTTATTCGTGGGGAAAGACCCATTATGGATTTCAAATATGACATTATGAAACACCCGAATGTGGCACTTACCACAGACGGAAAGGCAAGTCCTTATAAGCACGGAGAAGTTACAAAAGATATTGCTTCGATTGCCATTTGGGATATTGACCCTGCAACACTTCCTGAAAAGGAAATGGAAGAAACGAACTGGGAACTTCTTTCCGATGAGGAGATGGAAGCTCTGTTCATAAACAATCAAACAAATTAA
- a CDS encoding PcfB family protein — translation MNNGGDAAEQVVRLSLEGFEVAARLSGSAAKNIALLLVSVLKQEQKTKGKARLTNMIKSGKELKVFSIPQKDLKKFTEQAKRYGVLYCVLRDKNTKGENAPVDIIARAEDASKIQRIVERFELGKVDKASIVSEAEKAIADREAVEKEKPTKSKSEIIMEEAVRNPMQKEERANANPSVAKTDKSPLSRQNSEPVETQSDKGVAKPVEKPSVKEKLDRYKAQAKQQKEAERKEPEVKKDGKNPQQKNGQTVHRQPKKKPKTKER, via the coding sequence ATGAACAACGGTGGTGACGCAGCAGAGCAGGTCGTTAGGCTTTCGCTTGAAGGATTTGAAGTTGCTGCAAGATTAAGCGGTTCGGCGGCGAAGAATATCGCATTGCTTTTGGTATCGGTTCTGAAGCAGGAACAAAAGACGAAGGGCAAAGCAAGGCTTACCAATATGATTAAGTCAGGCAAGGAGCTGAAAGTCTTTTCCATTCCGCAAAAGGATTTGAAGAAGTTTACCGAACAGGCAAAACGCTATGGCGTTCTTTATTGTGTCCTCAGAGATAAGAACACAAAGGGAGAGAACGCTCCGGTAGATATTATTGCAAGAGCAGAGGACGCTTCTAAAATTCAGCGTATCGTTGAAAGATTTGAACTTGGCAAGGTGGATAAGGCTTCGATTGTCAGTGAAGCAGAGAAGGCTATCGCAGACCGTGAAGCGGTTGAGAAAGAAAAGCCGACCAAATCCAAGAGTGAAATCATTATGGAAGAAGCAGTCAGAAATCCAATGCAGAAAGAGGAGCGAGCAAACGCAAACCCCTCAGTCGCCAAAACAGACAAAAGCCCTCTGTCAAGGCAAAACTCAGAGCCGGTAGAAACGCAATCTGATAAGGGTGTTGCAAAGCCAGTGGAAAAGCCATCGGTCAAAGAGAAACTTGACCGTTACAAGGCACAGGCAAAACAGCAAAAAGAAGCAGAGCGTAAAGAGCCGGAGGTTAAGAAAGACGGCAAGAATCCGCAGCAGAAAAACGGTCAGACGGTACACCGTCAGCCGAAGAAGAAACCCAAAACAAAAGAGAGGTAA